A single genomic interval of Aquificaceae bacterium harbors:
- the secF gene encoding protein translocase subunit SecF, which translates to MKNIPFMSFRYYAYGVSLLLVLLSLLSLFYRGLNLGLDFTGGSVIEVKFEKPVKVGEVRKLLEDAGYSHFQVQDTAQGTVIVKLRLGDPTQPALESLKNLSSYELIRSESIGGIITSELRQKAIWAMLIAIGGILLYLGYRFEPLWALGAVLALAHDVLIVVGAYSISQREVNLDVVAALLIVAGYSVSDTVVVFDRIRENLRIRKGTPFRDLIDLSINQTLARTLMTSLTTFVVSLMLFVFGGPALSNIMFAFVVGVVVGTLSSIFVASALVYDIKHRLKAQPVGV; encoded by the coding sequence ATGAAAAACATACCCTTTATGAGTTTTAGATATTACGCTTATGGTGTATCCCTTTTGCTTGTCCTTTTGAGCCTTTTATCCCTTTTTTACAGGGGTCTCAATCTTGGGCTTGACTTTACGGGTGGTAGCGTTATTGAGGTAAAGTTTGAAAAACCTGTAAAGGTTGGAGAGGTAAGAAAACTCCTTGAAGATGCGGGTTATTCTCACTTTCAAGTGCAAGACACAGCACAGGGAACGGTTATAGTAAAGCTAAGACTTGGAGACCCAACACAGCCAGCTCTTGAAAGCCTAAAAAACCTGTCAAGCTATGAACTAATAAGGTCTGAAAGCATAGGAGGAATAATAACCTCTGAGCTTCGTCAAAAGGCAATATGGGCGATGCTAATTGCCATTGGAGGTATACTACTTTACCTTGGATACAGGTTTGAACCTCTTTGGGCTTTGGGAGCGGTTTTGGCTTTGGCTCATGACGTTCTTATAGTAGTGGGTGCTTACTCTATAAGTCAAAGAGAGGTAAACCTTGATGTTGTAGCTGCCCTTTTGATAGTGGCGGGTTATTCTGTCTCGGACACGGTAGTGGTCTTTGACAGGATAAGGGAAAACCTCAGGATAAGGAAGGGAACACCCTTTAGAGACTTGATAGACCTCTCCATAAACCAAACCCTTGCCAGAACCCTTATGACCTCTCTTACCACCTTTGTGGTTTCTCTCATGCTCTTTGTGTTTGGTGGTCCTGCTCTTTCTAATATAATGTTTGCCTTTGTGGTGGGTGTAGTGGTGGGAACTTTGTCCTCAATATTCGTGGCAAGTGCTCTGGTATACGACATCAAGCACAGGCTAAAAGCCCAGCCTGTAGGTGTATAA
- the pilM gene encoding pilus assembly protein PilM, whose amino-acid sequence MKLSLPLPPLGKKTKTVLGLHYTDKVIRLLELGKDKKPVSEPIEVSLDGRDKESVLRELVQKYGLSGKRVATCLSAGEGLLRFYKYPISLSKKDLQSAIEWTIKRELSSMKEKTYYDYFIIEPKAGEKQLGVVIVLSRKETVEGIRKMLENAGLKLHILDYEPIAIINYGLYHKLPVPFSILYVDYDYYILTTYSPTNISYSLSHWSFAEFLKTKDEESFESFFTEIRNIVILNDLSNMYVAGPILAEEELLSSLMENLPILGLLDLEEAKPNFFIPYILSIRGLEE is encoded by the coding sequence ATGAAGCTAAGCCTTCCTCTTCCACCTCTAGGGAAGAAAACTAAAACAGTCTTAGGTCTACACTATACAGACAAGGTTATAAGGCTCTTGGAATTGGGGAAGGACAAAAAACCCGTCTCAGAACCCATTGAGGTAAGTCTTGATGGAAGGGACAAGGAAAGTGTGCTGAGAGAGCTTGTTCAAAAATATGGGCTTTCTGGCAAAAGGGTAGCTACCTGTTTATCTGCTGGTGAAGGTCTTCTAAGGTTCTACAAGTATCCTATATCTCTGAGTAAGAAAGACTTACAGAGTGCTATAGAGTGGACCATAAAGAGGGAGCTTTCCTCTATGAAGGAAAAAACCTACTACGACTATTTTATAATAGAGCCAAAAGCCGGAGAAAAACAGTTAGGTGTGGTTATTGTACTTTCACGCAAGGAAACGGTTGAAGGTATAAGAAAAATGCTTGAAAATGCCGGGCTTAAACTTCATATCCTTGACTACGAGCCTATAGCCATAATAAACTACGGACTATATCACAAGCTCCCTGTCCCCTTTTCCATTCTCTACGTAGACTACGACTATTACATACTTACCACCTATTCTCCCACAAACATAAGCTACTCTTTGAGCCATTGGAGCTTTGCGGAGTTTTTGAAAACAAAAGACGAGGAGTCTTTTGAGAGCTTTTTTACAGAAATAAGAAACATAGTAATCCTCAATGACCTTTCCAACATGTATGTGGCTGGACCCATTCTTGCAGAAGAGGAACTGTTAAGCAGCTTAATGGAAAACCTTCCTATACTTGGCTTACTTGACCTTGAAGAAGCTAAACCGAACTTCTTTATTCCATATATTTTAAGCATAAGGGGGTTGGAAGAGTGA
- the glyS gene encoding glycine--tRNA ligase subunit beta has translation MKDLLIEIGTEELPASHIPLAVNHLKEKLSQILHRQDIQTFSTPRRLAFFVKNFENSSPEKEETIYGPPVKVAYEEGKPTKALLAFLERNKAGIEDLIEVQKGEGLYVAIRRRVKDVSPLERLSEVFEELLRSVPFPKTMRWDSSNLRFSRPIRWICALYGDEVLPLSFGRLKAGRITYGHRIISPKAIELKSAEEYEEVLKQNYVVADYKERLGMVLALLRDEAYALGGKPLYPEGLEEEVANLVEFPFAVVGKFEEKYLELPDKVIMTVLAHHQRFFCVEKDGKLLPYFIAISNNYPRNGLIVKGYEKVIRARLEDALFFYREDLKRPLEELVSGLSEVLFHPKAGSMLEKVQRVGAIALRLAELLGLSEEKKKKIERACQLCKADLLTQMVRELDELQGYMGYIYALKQGEDPEVALALYEHYLPLRTSDPLPSNDISAVLSVADRLDSINTLITVGESPKGSSDPYGMKRLAHGLFAILEHFGWDIDLSVLLESYTKELEKFLEARLEAYLDPYGYDLVRAVLEVKNPLRPYEIISMVKTLASLREEEEFKHIVEVYRRVVRILPSEWKEDMVEEGLMTEKEERELWEILKNLENKQDILSLYTLKEPINRFFDRVLVMDPREDIRKNRLALLYRIKKLFNRFADFSKIVIEGG, from the coding sequence ATGAAAGACCTTCTTATAGAAATAGGCACTGAGGAGCTACCCGCAAGCCACATTCCTCTGGCGGTAAACCACCTAAAGGAAAAACTCTCCCAGATACTACACAGACAGGACATACAGACCTTTTCAACACCCAGGAGGCTTGCCTTTTTTGTTAAAAACTTTGAAAATAGTAGTCCTGAGAAGGAAGAAACCATCTACGGTCCACCAGTTAAAGTAGCCTATGAAGAGGGAAAGCCTACCAAGGCACTCCTTGCCTTTCTTGAAAGAAACAAGGCAGGCATAGAAGACCTCATTGAGGTCCAAAAGGGTGAAGGTCTGTATGTGGCTATAAGGAGAAGGGTAAAGGATGTTTCACCCCTTGAGAGGCTTTCAGAGGTTTTTGAGGAGCTCCTAAGGAGCGTTCCTTTCCCCAAGACAATGAGATGGGACTCCTCAAATCTTAGGTTTTCAAGACCGATTAGATGGATATGTGCCTTGTATGGCGATGAAGTTTTGCCCCTTTCTTTTGGAAGGTTAAAGGCTGGCAGGATAACATACGGACACAGGATAATCTCTCCAAAGGCTATTGAACTCAAGAGTGCGGAAGAATACGAAGAGGTGCTTAAACAAAATTACGTGGTTGCGGACTACAAGGAAAGGCTTGGTATGGTGCTTGCCCTTCTTCGGGATGAGGCTTACGCTCTTGGTGGAAAGCCTTTGTATCCAGAAGGTCTGGAGGAAGAGGTGGCAAACCTTGTAGAGTTTCCCTTTGCGGTGGTGGGAAAGTTTGAGGAAAAATATCTTGAGCTTCCAGACAAGGTTATAATGACCGTCCTTGCCCATCATCAAAGGTTCTTCTGTGTAGAGAAAGATGGCAAACTCCTGCCTTACTTTATAGCCATAAGCAACAACTATCCAAGAAATGGTTTGATAGTTAAAGGCTACGAAAAGGTTATAAGAGCAAGGCTTGAGGATGCACTGTTTTTCTATAGAGAAGACCTTAAAAGACCTCTTGAGGAGTTGGTTTCTGGACTTTCTGAGGTGCTTTTCCATCCAAAGGCTGGCAGTATGTTGGAAAAGGTCCAAAGGGTTGGAGCTATAGCTCTAAGATTGGCGGAGCTACTTGGACTTTCTGAGGAGAAAAAGAAAAAGATAGAAAGGGCTTGCCAGCTCTGTAAGGCAGACCTTCTCACTCAAATGGTAAGGGAGCTTGACGAGCTTCAAGGCTATATGGGATATATATACGCCCTTAAGCAGGGTGAAGACCCAGAAGTTGCTCTTGCACTCTATGAACATTACCTTCCGTTAAGAACCTCTGACCCCTTGCCTTCAAATGATATCTCTGCGGTGTTATCTGTGGCGGACAGGCTTGACAGCATAAACACCCTTATCACCGTAGGTGAAAGCCCTAAGGGTAGCTCGGACCCTTACGGTATGAAAAGACTTGCTCATGGACTCTTTGCCATATTAGAGCACTTTGGATGGGACATAGACCTTTCTGTATTGCTTGAAAGCTATACTAAAGAATTGGAGAAGTTTCTTGAGGCAAGGCTTGAAGCCTACCTTGACCCCTATGGATATGACCTTGTGAGAGCGGTTCTTGAAGTAAAGAATCCACTTAGACCCTATGAAATTATAAGCATGGTAAAAACCCTTGCCAGCCTCAGGGAGGAGGAAGAATTTAAGCATATAGTGGAAGTATACAGAAGGGTAGTAAGAATTCTGCCCTCAGAGTGGAAAGAAGATATGGTGGAGGAAGGGTTAATGACAGAAAAGGAAGAAAGGGAGCTTTGGGAAATCCTCAAGAACCTTGAAAATAAGCAGGATATCCTAAGCCTCTACACTCTTAAAGAACCTATAAACCGCTTCTTTGATAGGGTTTTGGTAATGGACCCAAGAGAAGATATAAGGAAAAACAGGCTTGCACTTCTCTACAGAATAAAAAAACTTTTTAACAGATTTGCAGATTTTAGCAAGATAGTAATAGAAGGAGGTTAA
- a CDS encoding tetratricopeptide repeat protein — MRDIFLRVGGLIAVLVLLVGGFLLWDNYRNRKLQEASYKEYEIRKLLQAGNYEKAKELIDSASNSSMKPLFLSYKLYIADNSKEQKVNTLEVLREITDSLKDRELLAFYRERYAYELFKEGKNKEALSELEKIREEDFNYASSLLLKAQILKAEGKIEEAKAVLKKIEEKSPNTYFANMAQAFSLIGD; from the coding sequence ATGAGGGATATTTTTTTAAGGGTAGGTGGTCTTATAGCAGTCCTTGTTCTTCTTGTTGGAGGCTTTCTCCTTTGGGATAACTACAGGAATCGTAAACTTCAGGAGGCTTCTTACAAGGAATACGAAATAAGAAAACTCTTGCAGGCAGGCAACTACGAAAAGGCAAAGGAGCTTATTGACTCAGCTTCTAACAGTTCCATGAAGCCCCTTTTCCTCTCTTACAAGCTGTATATTGCGGACAATTCAAAAGAGCAGAAGGTCAACACCTTAGAAGTGCTTCGTGAAATTACAGATAGCCTCAAGGATAGGGAGCTGTTAGCCTTCTATAGGGAAAGATATGCTTACGAGCTTTTCAAGGAAGGTAAAAACAAGGAAGCACTAAGTGAATTGGAGAAGATAAGGGAAGAAGACTTTAATTACGCAAGCTCTCTCTTGCTAAAGGCTCAAATTCTCAAGGCGGAAGGGAAAATAGAGGAGGCAAAGGCGGTTTTGAAAAAAATAGAGGAAAAAAGCCCCAACACTTACTTTGCCAATATGGCACAAGCCTTCTCCTTGATAGGAGACTAA
- the ppsA gene encoding pyruvate, water dikinase translates to MAFLVWLDEVGIEDISLVGGKNASLGEMIRNLSSLGVNVPYGFVVTSEAYYEFIRYNRLEGEIKKILQGLDPKNVEDLARRGHLIRELIKGGEFPREIEEGIKDYYQKLSERYGSFAIDVAVRSSATAEDLPHASFAGQQETYLNVVGAENVLTAVKNGFASLFTDRAISYRESFNFDHFKVGIAMGVQKMVRSDMGASGVMFTLDTESGFKDVVVINATYGLGELLVQGMVTPDEYMVFKPTLQAGYSAIIEKKLGRKDRKMVYGTGQERVKVVNVPLQEQKQFALSDEEILQLARWGILIEDYYSRKNGRWMPMDIEWAKDGILNQLFIVQARPETVHSRKQENILKVYKFTQPIEERSKKRIVYGIAVGDKIAHGKVRVIHDLKDAGQFQEGEILVTDITDPDWEPIMKKASGIITNRGGRTAHAAIVARELGIPAIVGTHKATEILKTGMEVTLSCAEGEIGYVYEGLVPFEVEEINLENLPKTNTKIMMNVGNPESAFKYSSIPNDGVGLAREEFIIANYIKIHPLALLYYEEIKALYEELKEQGLIDDRGNVSMAVIYRYAKPPLSERLAKGKDRKQVNLQRLIEDIESLTFGYEDKAQYFVKKLSYGIAKISSAFYPNPVIVRFSDFKSNEYRGLIGGELFEPEEENPMLGWRGASRYYSEVYKPAFGLECQAILRVRNKMGLTNTKVMIPFCRTPEEGEKVLRVMEEYGLRRGENGLEVYVMAELPSNVILADKFAEIFDGFSIGSNDLTQLTLGLDRDSGLIAHLYDERNEAVKRLIAQLIQTAKEKGKKVGICGQGPSDFPDFAVFLVEQGIDSISLNPDSVLKTMLVVAEAESKMKEVVP, encoded by the coding sequence ATGGCGTTTCTTGTTTGGCTTGATGAGGTAGGTATTGAAGATATCTCCCTTGTGGGAGGTAAAAACGCATCCCTTGGAGAGATGATAAGAAACCTCTCCTCTTTGGGTGTAAACGTGCCTTATGGCTTTGTGGTTACGTCAGAAGCCTACTACGAGTTTATAAGGTATAACAGGCTTGAGGGAGAGATAAAAAAGATACTTCAAGGACTTGACCCAAAGAACGTAGAAGACCTGGCTCGCAGAGGGCATTTGATTAGGGAACTTATAAAGGGTGGAGAGTTTCCAAGAGAAATAGAGGAGGGTATAAAGGACTATTATCAAAAACTCTCAGAAAGGTATGGCTCTTTTGCTATAGATGTAGCGGTGCGTTCCTCAGCTACAGCAGAAGACCTTCCCCATGCATCCTTTGCAGGACAGCAAGAGACCTACCTCAATGTGGTGGGCGCAGAAAACGTGCTAACTGCGGTAAAAAACGGCTTTGCCTCTCTCTTTACCGATAGAGCCATATCCTACAGAGAGTCCTTTAACTTTGACCACTTTAAGGTAGGCATAGCCATGGGTGTGCAGAAGATGGTCCGCTCCGACATGGGTGCGTCGGGTGTTATGTTTACCCTTGACACAGAATCTGGCTTTAAGGACGTGGTGGTGATAAACGCCACTTATGGGCTTGGTGAGCTTTTGGTGCAAGGCATGGTTACGCCCGACGAATACATGGTCTTTAAGCCTACCCTTCAAGCGGGATACTCCGCCATAATTGAGAAAAAGCTGGGAAGGAAAGACAGGAAAATGGTCTATGGCACGGGGCAGGAAAGGGTGAAGGTGGTAAACGTGCCTCTTCAAGAGCAAAAGCAGTTTGCTCTTTCTGACGAAGAGATACTCCAGCTTGCGAGGTGGGGCATACTCATAGAGGACTACTACTCAAGAAAGAACGGCAGATGGATGCCCATGGATATAGAATGGGCAAAGGATGGAATTCTCAACCAACTCTTTATAGTGCAAGCCAGACCCGAAACAGTCCACTCAAGAAAACAAGAAAACATACTAAAGGTCTACAAGTTTACCCAGCCTATTGAAGAAAGGTCAAAGAAGAGGATAGTCTATGGTATAGCGGTTGGCGACAAAATTGCTCACGGAAAGGTAAGGGTAATACATGACCTAAAGGATGCAGGGCAGTTTCAAGAAGGTGAGATACTGGTTACTGACATAACGGACCCAGACTGGGAGCCTATAATGAAAAAGGCAAGCGGAATAATAACCAATAGAGGTGGAAGAACCGCTCATGCTGCAATAGTGGCAAGAGAGCTTGGAATACCTGCCATAGTTGGCACTCACAAAGCAACAGAAATACTAAAAACAGGCATGGAAGTCACCCTTTCCTGTGCAGAGGGAGAGATAGGATACGTTTATGAAGGACTTGTCCCCTTTGAGGTTGAAGAGATAAACCTTGAAAATCTTCCAAAGACAAACACAAAGATAATGATGAACGTGGGAAATCCTGAATCCGCCTTTAAGTATTCCTCCATACCTAACGATGGCGTAGGACTTGCCAGAGAGGAGTTTATCATAGCCAATTACATAAAAATCCATCCTCTTGCACTGCTTTATTACGAAGAGATAAAGGCTCTCTATGAGGAACTCAAAGAGCAGGGTCTTATTGATGATAGAGGAAATGTGAGTATGGCTGTCATATACAGGTATGCCAAACCACCACTTTCTGAAAGGCTTGCAAAGGGCAAAGACAGAAAACAAGTAAACCTTCAAAGACTCATAGAAGACATAGAGAGCCTAACCTTTGGATACGAGGACAAGGCTCAGTATTTTGTGAAGAAGCTTTCCTACGGAATTGCCAAAATATCCTCTGCCTTTTATCCAAACCCTGTAATAGTGAGGTTTTCGGACTTTAAGTCCAACGAATACAGAGGGCTTATAGGTGGTGAGCTTTTTGAACCAGAAGAGGAAAACCCCATGCTGGGCTGGAGGGGCGCATCAAGGTATTATTCAGAGGTCTACAAACCTGCCTTTGGGCTTGAGTGTCAGGCAATACTAAGGGTGCGGAACAAGATGGGCTTGACAAATACAAAGGTTATGATACCATTTTGTAGAACACCCGAAGAGGGAGAGAAAGTGCTTAGGGTAATGGAGGAATATGGGCTTAGGAGAGGAGAGAACGGGCTTGAAGTGTATGTAATGGCAGAGCTTCCAAGCAATGTGATTCTTGCGGACAAGTTTGCAGAGATATTTGATGGCTTTTCCATAGGCTCTAATGACCTTACACAGCTAACTCTCGGTCTTGACAGGGATTCTGGGCTTATCGCTCACCTTTATGACGAAAGAAATGAGGCGGTAAAAAGACTTATAGCACAACTTATACAAACCGCAAAGGAAAAGGGCAAAAAGGTAGGAATATGCGGTCAGGGACCTTCGGACTTTCCAGATTTTGCGGTCTTTCTTGTGGAGCAAGGCATAGACAGCATATCTCTAAACCCAGACTCTGTGCTCAAAACCATGCTAGTGGTTGCGGAGGCTGAAAGCAAAATGAAAGAAGTTGTGCCATGA